In the Candidatus Poribacteria bacterium genome, one interval contains:
- the htpX gene encoding zinc metalloprotease HtpX, producing the protein MNTARTAFLMIALTLLLMFIGGMLGGRDGAIIALIFAGGMNFFSYWLSDKIVLAMYRAREVGPSHRLYRIVERLAARSGMPMPRVYVIPTDSPNAFATGRSPRHAAVAATEGILHMLDDDELEAVLAHELSHIRHRDILIATIAATLAGAIMMLAHWARWAAIFGGFGGRDDDEGGGANILVLLFMVIVAPIAAMLIQLAISRSREYAADEGSAKLSGKPLALASALVKIEQGARYYPLKANEATAHMFIVNPLKGGLSGLFRTHPPTEERVRRLRRIAAQMGIVR; encoded by the coding sequence ATGAACACCGCCAGGACGGCGTTTTTAATGATAGCGCTTACGCTTCTGTTGATGTTCATCGGAGGCATGCTGGGCGGCAGGGACGGGGCGATAATCGCCCTGATCTTCGCCGGAGGGATGAACTTCTTCTCCTATTGGCTCAGCGATAAGATCGTGCTTGCCATGTACAGGGCCAGGGAGGTAGGGCCGAGTCACAGGCTCTACAGGATAGTTGAGCGGCTGGCAGCCCGTTCCGGCATGCCGATGCCGCGCGTGTATGTCATTCCGACAGACTCCCCCAACGCATTTGCCACGGGGAGAAGCCCGAGACATGCCGCCGTGGCGGCGACAGAGGGCATACTTCACATGCTGGACGACGATGAGCTGGAGGCCGTTTTGGCACATGAGCTGTCGCATATAAGACACAGGGATATCCTGATAGCGACCATAGCCGCCACGCTCGCCGGTGCGATCATGATGCTCGCCCATTGGGCGAGATGGGCGGCCATCTTCGGAGGTTTCGGCGGCAGGGATGACGATGAGGGAGGTGGCGCAAACATCCTGGTTCTGCTCTTCATGGTGATCGTCGCGCCGATAGCGGCGATGTTGATCCAGTTGGCGATATCCAGGTCCCGCGAATATGCCGCCGATGAGGGAAGCGCAAAGCTGTCGGGTAAGCCGCTTGCTCTGGCAAGCGCCCTTGTGAAGATCGAACAAGGCGCCCGATACTATCCGCTTAAGGCAAATGAAGCGACGGCTCACATGTTCATCGTCAATCCGCTTAAAGGCGGGTTGTCAGGGCTGTTCAGAACCCATCCACCGACCGAGGAGCGAGTACGTCGTCTCAGAAGAATCGCCGCGCAGATGGGAATCGTTCGATGA